The Nocardioides humi genome includes a region encoding these proteins:
- a CDS encoding enoyl-CoA hydratase/isomerase family protein: MQQVASGDDVRIERLGAVGRIVLDRPRALNAITLGMVERIRAALEEWRTADLRAVLVESASERAFSAGGDIRRVRENSLAGRHDESLRFFETEYAVNALLGGYPVPVVALVGGICLGGGMGLSVHGTFVVVSPEASFAMPETRIGFFPDVGGSHFLPRLPGATGRYLGLTGARIGAADALALGLATHACSAADLARLPDLIAGYDGPLEQLLRELAPTEPGEAGALAAVRPELDWVFGAPDLAGIRARLDRLARGPREAVAAWARETGSALDAASPSSLAVTDRLLVEGRGRSLEECLRAELDTAREVIAAADFAEGVRAVLVDKDHAPRWSTLGKR; encoded by the coding sequence GTGCAGCAGGTGGCGAGCGGCGACGACGTACGGATCGAGCGCCTCGGCGCCGTGGGCCGGATCGTGCTCGACCGCCCGCGGGCGCTGAACGCGATCACCCTCGGCATGGTCGAGCGGATCCGCGCCGCGCTCGAGGAGTGGCGGACCGCGGACCTGCGGGCGGTGCTCGTCGAGAGCGCGTCGGAGCGGGCGTTCTCGGCCGGCGGCGACATCCGCCGGGTCCGCGAGAACTCGCTGGCCGGCCGCCACGACGAGAGCCTGCGGTTCTTCGAGACGGAGTACGCCGTCAACGCGCTGCTCGGCGGCTACCCGGTGCCGGTGGTGGCGCTCGTCGGCGGGATCTGTCTGGGCGGCGGGATGGGCCTCAGCGTGCACGGGACCTTCGTCGTCGTGTCGCCGGAGGCCTCCTTCGCCATGCCCGAGACCAGGATCGGGTTCTTCCCCGATGTCGGCGGCTCGCACTTCCTGCCCCGGCTCCCGGGCGCCACCGGCCGGTACCTCGGCCTCACCGGCGCCCGGATCGGCGCCGCCGACGCGCTCGCCCTCGGTCTCGCGACCCACGCCTGCTCGGCCGCCGACCTCGCGCGGCTGCCCGACCTGATCGCCGGGTACGACGGCCCGCTGGAGCAGCTCCTCCGCGAGCTCGCGCCCACCGAGCCGGGGGAGGCCGGCGCGCTCGCGGCCGTGCGGCCCGAGCTGGACTGGGTGTTCGGCGCGCCCGACCTCGCCGGCATCCGCGCCCGCCTGGACCGGCTCGCGCGCGGCCCGCGGGAGGCCGTCGCCGCCTGGGCGCGAGAGACCGGGAGCGCGCTCGACGCGGCGTCGCCGTCCAGCCTGGCGGTGACGGACCGGCTGCTCGTGGAGGGCCGTGGTCGCTCGCTCGAGGAGTGCCTGCGCGCCGAGCTGGACACCGCCCGCGAGGTGATCGCCGCCGCGGACTTCGCCGAGGGGGTCCGCGCCGTGCTGGTCGACAAGGACCACGCGCCGCGGTGGAGCACGCTAGGGAAGCGCTGA
- a CDS encoding TMEM165/GDT1 family protein, which produces MYAFLLSTAVIFVAELGDKSQLMAMTFATRYRARDVLIGLTAATAIVHLASVGIGYAIGDAFGDYQGTIEVCAGIAFLGFALWTLRGDELTEEDERKATSATGRAILVVGLFFFLAELGDKTMLATITLATQEGWFGTWLGSTVGMVAADALAIGVGAVLGRQLPEKVIKYGAAGLFALFGLLLIAGGAGWL; this is translated from the coding sequence ATGTACGCCTTCTTGTTGAGCACCGCGGTCATCTTCGTGGCCGAGCTCGGCGACAAGAGCCAGCTGATGGCGATGACCTTCGCCACCCGCTACCGCGCCCGCGACGTCCTGATCGGCCTGACCGCCGCGACCGCGATCGTCCACCTCGCCTCGGTCGGCATCGGGTACGCGATCGGGGACGCGTTCGGCGACTACCAGGGAACGATCGAGGTCTGCGCCGGCATCGCGTTCCTCGGCTTCGCGCTGTGGACGCTGCGCGGCGACGAGCTGACCGAGGAGGACGAGCGCAAGGCCACCAGCGCGACCGGCCGGGCGATCCTCGTCGTCGGCCTGTTCTTCTTCCTCGCCGAGCTCGGCGACAAGACCATGCTCGCCACGATCACCCTCGCCACGCAGGAGGGCTGGTTCGGCACCTGGCTCGGCTCGACCGTCGGCATGGTCGCCGCCGACGCGCTCGCCATCGGCGTCGGCGCGGTGCTCGGCCGCCAGCTGCCCGAGAAGGTCATCAAGTACGGCGCCGCCGGGCTCTTCGCGCTGTTCGGGCTGCTGCTCATCGCCGGTGGGGCGGGTTGGCTTTGA
- a CDS encoding GNAT family N-acetyltransferase has protein sequence MEIVLRPVVADDLPLLAGGDAPYDDFGPRPPRTEPYSPVLREPGGLAVCDAAAGSLLGSVSWIWMQWGPMPESRNPMIGIWLRPEARGRGAGTAAQRALVDLFFRHTTVNRVEASTDVENVAEQRALEKAGFTREGTVRGAQWRHGAFHDCYSYSILRADRTA, from the coding sequence ATGGAGATCGTGCTGCGTCCGGTCGTGGCCGACGACCTGCCGCTGCTGGCGGGCGGCGACGCGCCGTACGACGACTTCGGTCCCCGCCCGCCGCGCACCGAGCCGTACTCCCCGGTCCTGCGCGAGCCCGGCGGCCTGGCCGTCTGCGACGCCGCGGCCGGGTCGCTGCTGGGGAGCGTGAGCTGGATCTGGATGCAGTGGGGGCCGATGCCGGAGTCGCGGAACCCGATGATCGGGATCTGGCTGCGCCCGGAGGCGCGCGGCCGCGGCGCCGGGACCGCCGCCCAGCGGGCGCTCGTCGACCTGTTCTTCCGGCACACCACGGTCAACCGGGTCGAGGCGAGCACCGACGTCGAGAACGTCGCCGAGCAGCGGGCCCTGGAGAAGGCGGGCTTCACCCGCGAGGGCACGGTCCGGGGCGCGCAGTGGCGCCACGGCGCCTTCCACGACTGCTACTCCTACAGCATCCTCCGCGCGGACCGGACCGCCTGA
- a CDS encoding DoxX family protein → MNLVVWIVTALLAALFLMAGTMKLAKSKEQLLADPRMGWAEPFPANLIKLIGAAEVLGALGLVLPGALDIATWLVPAAAIGLAIIMVGAIVTHARRGELPNIGMNVVLLVLSVFVAVERIGPQAF, encoded by the coding sequence ATGAACCTCGTCGTCTGGATCGTCACCGCCCTGCTGGCCGCGCTCTTCCTCATGGCCGGCACGATGAAGCTCGCCAAGTCCAAGGAGCAGCTCCTCGCCGACCCGAGGATGGGCTGGGCCGAGCCGTTCCCCGCGAACCTGATCAAGCTCATCGGCGCCGCCGAGGTGCTCGGCGCGCTCGGCCTGGTCCTGCCCGGGGCGCTGGACATCGCCACCTGGCTGGTCCCCGCGGCGGCCATCGGCCTGGCGATCATCATGGTCGGCGCCATCGTCACCCACGCCCGCCGCGGTGAGCTGCCCAATATCGGGATGAACGTCGTGCTGCTGGTGCTCAGCGTGTTCGTGGCGGTGGAGCGGATCGGCCCGCAGGCGTTCTGA
- a CDS encoding ArsI/CadI family heavy metal resistance metalloenzyme, with protein sequence MSRLQLALDVDDLDASIAFYAALFGTAPAKVRPGYANFAVTDPPLKLVLVERPGRGGSINHLGVEVAEPAVVDAEQTRLAAAGLAAVEERGTTCCYARQDKFWVQGAPDGERWEIYTVLDDAPASPAPAGCC encoded by the coding sequence GTGTCCCGTCTGCAACTGGCTCTGGACGTCGACGATCTCGACGCCTCGATCGCCTTCTACGCCGCCCTCTTCGGCACCGCTCCTGCCAAGGTCCGGCCCGGCTACGCCAACTTCGCCGTCACCGACCCGCCGCTCAAGCTGGTGCTCGTCGAGCGCCCCGGGCGAGGCGGCTCGATCAACCACCTCGGGGTGGAGGTCGCCGAGCCTGCCGTCGTCGACGCCGAGCAGACCCGGCTCGCCGCGGCCGGCCTCGCCGCGGTCGAGGAGCGCGGCACGACCTGCTGCTACGCGAGGCAGGACAAGTTCTGGGTGCAGGGTGCTCCCGACGGCGAGCGCTGGGAGATCTACACGGTGCTGGACGACGCCCCGGCCTCGCCCGCGCCGGCGGGGTGCTGCTGA
- a CDS encoding MerR family transcriptional regulator, with the protein MSAVLRAGQVADAVGVNVETLRYYERRGILAEPDRSPGGHRLYSEAAVTTLRVVKAAQGLGFTLDEVAELLEAGRHRHGRVQAGLQARTEAKLAEVERKIADLEVIRASLIAARDAGCDDLVRCAESDCCPIPFVQIARCESTATAAATAGGVPRTGRLRLP; encoded by the coding sequence GTGAGCGCCGTACTGCGGGCCGGGCAGGTCGCCGACGCCGTCGGCGTCAACGTCGAGACGCTGCGCTACTACGAGCGGCGCGGGATCCTCGCCGAGCCGGACCGCAGCCCGGGCGGGCACCGGCTCTACTCCGAGGCGGCGGTCACCACGCTGCGGGTCGTCAAGGCCGCGCAGGGGCTGGGCTTCACGCTCGACGAGGTCGCCGAGCTGCTGGAGGCGGGCCGCCACCGCCACGGCCGGGTCCAGGCGGGACTGCAGGCCCGCACCGAGGCGAAGCTCGCCGAGGTGGAGCGCAAGATCGCGGACCTGGAGGTGATCCGCGCCAGCCTGATCGCCGCTCGCGATGCCGGGTGCGACGACCTGGTCCGCTGCGCGGAGTCGGACTGCTGCCCGATCCCGTTCGTCCAGATCGCCCGGTGCGAGTCGACGGCGACCGCCGCGGCCACTGCAGGGGGCGTTCCGCGAACCGGACGACTCCGGCTACCGTGA
- a CDS encoding MarR family winged helix-turn-helix transcriptional regulator, translated as MTRRTPREAIDRLMHVSMLISTDLSRYERASGLSAARIHLLWQLGLDGPTTQQRLAAALDVTPRNVTGLVDGLVASGHVTREPHPADRRAILVTPTAAGRAVIEENRASYDDLAQQLFGDLPADRLADFTAVLDETIARFTALMAEVEP; from the coding sequence ATGACACGACGGACACCGCGCGAGGCGATCGACCGGCTGATGCACGTGTCGATGCTGATCTCGACCGACCTGAGCAGGTACGAGCGCGCGTCCGGCCTCTCCGCCGCCCGCATCCACCTGCTGTGGCAGCTCGGCCTCGACGGTCCGACGACCCAGCAGCGGCTGGCCGCCGCCCTGGACGTGACGCCCCGCAATGTCACCGGCCTGGTCGACGGCCTCGTCGCCTCCGGCCACGTGACCCGCGAGCCGCACCCGGCCGACCGCCGGGCCATCCTGGTGACGCCGACGGCCGCCGGGCGGGCGGTCATCGAGGAGAACCGGGCGAGCTACGACGACCTCGCGCAGCAGCTGTTCGGCGACCTGCCCGCGGACCGCCTCGCCGACTTCACGGCCGTGCTCGACGAGACGATCGCGCGCTTCACCGCGCTCATGGCGGAGGTGGAGCCGTGA
- a CDS encoding YciI family protein: MPTFITIGYGDPDDYDRTDPAVRDAAHANDAALLARGARMGVAGTPVQVRNHDGAGTGTTEGPFLRSDLPVAGFAVVEAASLDEAVALVAGSPCAVAHGVIEVWPLDETPTAG; this comes from the coding sequence ATGCCCACGTTCATCACGATCGGCTACGGCGACCCGGACGACTACGACCGCACCGACCCGGCCGTGCGCGACGCCGCGCATGCGAACGACGCCGCGCTCCTGGCCCGCGGCGCGCGGATGGGCGTGGCCGGCACGCCCGTCCAGGTCCGCAACCACGACGGCGCCGGGACCGGGACCACGGAGGGGCCGTTCCTGCGCTCCGACCTGCCCGTGGCCGGGTTCGCGGTGGTCGAGGCGGCGAGCCTCGACGAGGCTGTCGCCCTGGTCGCCGGGTCGCCCTGCGCCGTCGCCCACGGCGTGATCGAGGTCTGGCCGCTCGACGAGACCCCGACCGCCGGCTGA
- a CDS encoding sigma-70 family RNA polymerase sigma factor has translation MNDDALAAAFEQHRRHLHTVAYRVLGSVTEAEDAVQEAWLRLHRTGAAEIDNLGGWLTTVVGRIALNTLRSRATRREDSLEDRVERLPDPLVTPYDGAQPEEQALLADSVGLALLVVLDQLGPAERIAFVLHDLFGVPFDDIAPIVERTPAATRQLASRARRRVRGTDVVRPDRPARQREVVDAFFAAAHAGDLERLVGVLAPDVVLRSDLGALRGGVVEYRGADTIARNALMFAHPDRVVHPVLVDGRAGAVITLHDAVFSVMAFTVVDGRVVGVETWTDPDVLALVPPGTWS, from the coding sequence GTGAACGACGACGCCCTGGCCGCGGCCTTCGAGCAGCACCGCCGGCACCTGCACACCGTCGCCTACCGCGTGCTCGGCTCGGTCACCGAGGCCGAGGACGCGGTCCAGGAGGCCTGGCTGCGCCTGCACCGCACCGGCGCCGCCGAGATCGACAACCTCGGCGGCTGGCTCACCACGGTCGTCGGCCGGATCGCGCTCAACACCCTCCGCTCCCGCGCGACCCGCCGCGAGGACTCCCTGGAGGACCGGGTCGAGCGGCTGCCCGACCCCCTCGTCACGCCGTACGACGGCGCGCAGCCCGAGGAGCAGGCGCTGCTCGCCGACTCGGTGGGCCTGGCGCTGCTGGTCGTGCTCGACCAGCTGGGCCCGGCGGAGCGGATCGCGTTCGTGCTGCACGACCTGTTCGGGGTGCCGTTCGACGACATCGCGCCGATCGTGGAGCGCACGCCGGCCGCGACCCGTCAGCTCGCCAGCCGCGCCCGCCGCCGGGTCCGCGGCACGGACGTCGTCCGGCCCGACCGCCCGGCCCGGCAGCGCGAGGTCGTCGACGCGTTCTTCGCCGCCGCGCACGCCGGCGACCTCGAGCGGCTCGTGGGCGTGCTGGCCCCCGACGTCGTGCTCCGCTCCGACCTCGGCGCGCTGCGCGGCGGCGTGGTGGAGTACCGCGGCGCCGACACGATCGCCCGCAACGCGCTGATGTTCGCCCACCCCGACCGCGTGGTGCACCCGGTCCTCGTCGACGGCCGGGCCGGTGCGGTGATCACGCTGCACGACGCGGTGTTCAGCGTGATGGCGTTCACCGTCGTCGACGGCCGGGTGGTCGGCGTCGAGACGTGGACCGACCCGGACGTGCTCGCCCTGGTCCCGCCCGGCACCTGGTCCTAG
- a CDS encoding arsenate reductase ArsC, protein MSRPAVLFVCVHNAGRSQMAAGYLQHLAGGRIEVLSAGSQPADRVNPVAVAAMAEEGIDIAAEQPKVLTSAAVQEADVVVTMGCGDECPFFPGKRYEDWVLDDPAGQGIDAVRPIRDEIRRRVETLIASLV, encoded by the coding sequence ATGAGCAGGCCCGCCGTCCTCTTCGTCTGCGTCCACAACGCCGGACGCTCCCAGATGGCCGCGGGCTACCTGCAGCATCTGGCCGGCGGCCGGATCGAGGTCCTCTCCGCCGGCTCGCAGCCCGCGGACCGGGTCAACCCCGTCGCCGTCGCCGCGATGGCCGAGGAGGGGATCGACATCGCGGCCGAGCAGCCGAAGGTGCTCACGAGCGCGGCCGTGCAGGAGGCCGACGTGGTCGTCACCATGGGCTGCGGCGACGAGTGCCCGTTCTTCCCGGGGAAGCGGTACGAGGACTGGGTCCTCGACGACCCGGCCGGCCAGGGCATCGACGCGGTCCGCCCCATCCGCGACGAGATCCGCCGCCGGGTCGAGACGCTGATCGCGTCACTCGTCTAG
- a CDS encoding YnfA family protein, which translates to MDVLRSITLFALAAVAEIGGAWLVWQGVREHRGWLWIGAGVIALGLYGFVATLQPDAHFGRILAAYGGVFVAGSLLWGMALDGFKPDRYDVAGALVCLVGVAVIMYAPRDA; encoded by the coding sequence ATGGACGTGCTGCGCTCGATCACCCTCTTCGCGCTGGCGGCCGTCGCCGAGATCGGCGGCGCCTGGCTGGTCTGGCAGGGCGTCCGGGAGCACCGCGGCTGGCTGTGGATCGGCGCCGGCGTGATCGCGCTCGGTCTCTACGGCTTCGTGGCCACCCTCCAGCCGGACGCCCACTTCGGCCGGATCCTGGCGGCGTACGGCGGCGTGTTCGTCGCCGGCTCGCTGCTGTGGGGGATGGCGCTCGACGGCTTCAAGCCGGATCGGTACGACGTCGCCGGCGCGCTGGTGTGCCTGGTCGGCGTCGCGGTGATCATGTACGCGCCGCGGGACGCCTGA
- a CDS encoding carboxymuconolactone decarboxylase family protein, producing the protein MTTVEPRMANPAQILPDAFKGIGSLLTAVAKGGVPTATLELVALRASQINGCSACVQGHLEALQSAGESMDRVVGVAAWGESPYFDEAERAALALTDALTRLADSHDPVPDELWQEVTKHYDERQAAALLLQIATLNLFNRVNVAVRERADAPSWKRAG; encoded by the coding sequence ATGACCACCGTCGAGCCCCGCATGGCCAACCCCGCCCAGATCCTCCCCGACGCCTTCAAGGGCATCGGCAGCCTGCTGACCGCCGTCGCCAAGGGCGGCGTACCGACCGCCACCCTGGAGCTGGTCGCCCTCCGCGCCAGCCAGATCAACGGGTGCAGCGCCTGTGTGCAGGGCCACCTCGAGGCGCTGCAGTCCGCCGGCGAGTCGATGGACCGCGTCGTCGGCGTCGCGGCGTGGGGCGAGTCGCCGTACTTCGACGAGGCCGAGCGCGCCGCCCTCGCCCTCACCGACGCCCTCACCCGCCTCGCCGACAGCCACGACCCGGTCCCGGACGAGCTGTGGCAGGAGGTCACGAAGCACTACGACGAGAGGCAGGCCGCCGCGCTGCTGCTCCAGATCGCGACGCTCAACCTGTTCAACCGGGTCAACGTCGCGGTTCGCGAGCGGGCGGACGCACCGAGCTGGAAGCGGGCCGGCTGA
- a CDS encoding TetR/AcrR family transcriptional regulator, with translation MGRWEPDAAGRLLRAALELFAEHGYEPTTVADIARRAGVTERTFFRYYADKREVLFAGGALLEEHVVAAIAAAPADAAPYDTVVGAMTAAGDALEERRDFARQRAAVIASHPGLQERELLKLASLGAAATAALAARGVPDDVAGVVAEAGVAVFRVAFEHWVSGAGTPPLADCVRAAADRLRAAAQDATPA, from the coding sequence ATGGGCCGCTGGGAGCCGGATGCCGCGGGCCGCCTGCTGCGGGCGGCACTCGAGCTGTTCGCCGAGCACGGCTACGAGCCGACCACCGTCGCCGACATCGCCCGGCGTGCGGGGGTCACCGAGCGCACCTTCTTCCGCTACTACGCCGACAAGCGCGAGGTGCTGTTCGCCGGCGGCGCACTGCTCGAGGAGCACGTGGTCGCGGCGATCGCCGCGGCGCCCGCCGACGCGGCGCCGTACGACACCGTCGTCGGCGCGATGACCGCCGCGGGCGACGCCCTCGAGGAGCGGCGCGACTTCGCCCGCCAGCGGGCCGCCGTGATCGCGTCGCACCCCGGCCTGCAGGAGCGCGAGCTGCTCAAGCTCGCCTCCCTCGGCGCCGCAGCCACGGCGGCGCTGGCCGCCCGCGGCGTGCCCGACGACGTCGCCGGCGTCGTCGCCGAGGCCGGCGTGGCCGTGTTCCGGGTGGCCTTCGAGCACTGGGTCTCGGGCGCCGGTACGCCGCCGCTCGCCGACTGCGTGCGCGCGGCCGCCGACCGTCTCCGCGCAGCCGCCCAGGACGCGACCCCGGCCTGA
- a CDS encoding aquaporin: MSALARHALAELLGTAFLVAAVVGSGIAATRLSPGEPGLQLLESSLATGAVLVALIIAFQPVSASFNPVVTLVERALGRIGGTDAAVLVAAQVAGGAAGAVVANLMFGLDAVALSARTRDGGGVLLGEAVATFGLVLVVFGALRSARAETVAYAVGGYIVAAYWFTSSTSFANPAVTLARTLSDSFAGIAPASVAAFVLAQLAGGAAAALAVRLLHPLPVPAPTPQEAP; the protein is encoded by the coding sequence GTGAGCGCTCTCGCCCGGCACGCCCTGGCCGAGCTGCTGGGTACGGCGTTCCTGGTCGCCGCCGTGGTCGGCTCGGGCATCGCCGCGACCCGGCTCTCCCCCGGCGAGCCCGGCCTGCAGCTGTTGGAGAGCAGTCTCGCCACCGGCGCGGTCCTGGTCGCGCTGATCATCGCGTTCCAGCCGGTCTCGGCGTCGTTCAACCCGGTGGTGACGCTCGTCGAGCGGGCGCTCGGCCGGATCGGCGGCACCGATGCCGCCGTGCTGGTCGCAGCGCAGGTCGCCGGCGGCGCGGCCGGCGCGGTGGTCGCCAACCTGATGTTCGGCCTCGACGCCGTGGCGCTGTCCGCCCGGACCCGCGACGGCGGCGGCGTCCTGCTCGGGGAGGCGGTGGCCACCTTCGGCCTGGTCCTCGTCGTCTTCGGCGCGCTGCGCTCGGCGCGCGCCGAGACCGTCGCGTACGCCGTCGGCGGCTACATCGTCGCGGCGTACTGGTTCACCAGCTCCACGAGCTTCGCCAACCCGGCCGTCACCCTCGCGCGGACCCTGTCCGACTCGTTCGCCGGCATCGCACCCGCCTCGGTCGCCGCCTTCGTCCTGGCCCAACTGGCCGGCGGCGCGGCCGCCGCGCTCGCCGTACGGCTGCTCCACCCCCTCCCCGTCCCGGCACCCACGCCCCAGGAGGCGCCATGA
- a CDS encoding DUF418 domain-containing protein, with protein MSITSEGPVALSARALGPDLARGCMLLFIALANSHYFLTGPSPGTPIRGGFPVDGSALDAAVTWVIATFVDGRAFPMFGFLFGYGVAHIASRRAAAGATPRQVRRLLWRRSAVLIAVGAVDGILFFVGDILAMYGVLLLVGAWAVRWSDRWLLVVAGFFFLLNALPSADSSTVSTEGPDPSMLPPDLATLLAERPVVVAFIALVGPLGFACPFLLGLWAGRRRLLEQPERYRRLLTVVAVVGLAAAVLGAQPVALMLAGVTPVPGDGVLELIGPLHDATGVAGGLGSAALVTLLARPLEGLVEGRRGRVIDALAATGQRSMTCYLAQSVVWAVVFTPFLLGLAGTLTVTTTALLAVATWVATVVLADGLARHGRRGPFEVLVRRVTYR; from the coding sequence GTGAGCATCACCAGCGAAGGTCCCGTCGCGCTCTCGGCGCGGGCGCTCGGGCCGGACCTCGCCCGCGGCTGCATGCTGCTGTTCATCGCGCTCGCCAACTCCCACTACTTCCTGACGGGCCCGTCGCCCGGTACGCCGATCCGCGGCGGCTTCCCGGTGGACGGCTCGGCCCTCGACGCGGCGGTGACCTGGGTGATAGCGACCTTCGTCGACGGGCGGGCGTTCCCGATGTTCGGCTTCCTCTTCGGGTACGGCGTCGCGCACATCGCGAGCCGCCGGGCCGCCGCGGGGGCCACGCCACGGCAGGTGCGGCGGCTGCTGTGGCGGCGCAGCGCGGTGCTGATCGCGGTGGGGGCGGTCGACGGGATCCTGTTCTTCGTGGGCGACATCCTCGCGATGTACGGCGTGCTGCTGCTCGTCGGCGCCTGGGCCGTGCGGTGGTCCGACCGGTGGCTGCTGGTGGTGGCCGGGTTCTTCTTCCTGCTCAACGCGCTGCCGTCGGCGGACTCCTCGACGGTGAGCACCGAGGGGCCGGATCCCTCGATGCTGCCGCCCGACCTGGCGACCCTGCTCGCGGAGCGGCCGGTGGTGGTGGCGTTCATCGCGCTGGTGGGTCCGCTCGGCTTCGCCTGTCCCTTCCTGCTCGGCCTGTGGGCGGGCCGGCGCCGGCTGCTCGAGCAGCCCGAGCGCTACCGCCGCCTGCTCACCGTCGTCGCGGTCGTGGGCCTCGCCGCCGCGGTGCTCGGCGCCCAGCCGGTGGCGCTCATGCTGGCCGGCGTCACCCCGGTCCCGGGAGACGGCGTGCTGGAGCTGATCGGCCCGCTGCACGACGCGACGGGTGTCGCCGGAGGCCTCGGGTCCGCCGCCCTGGTCACCCTCCTCGCCCGGCCGCTGGAGGGCCTGGTCGAGGGCCGCCGCGGTCGGGTGATCGACGCCCTCGCGGCGACCGGGCAGCGCTCGATGACCTGCTATCTCGCGCAGTCGGTGGTGTGGGCGGTGGTGTTCACGCCCTTCCTGCTCGGCCTCGCCGGCACCCTCACGGTCACCACGACGGCGCTGCTCGCCGTCGCGACCTGGGTCGCGACCGTCGTACTGGCGGACGGCCTGGCGCGGCACGGGCGCCGGGGGCCCTTCGAGGTGCTGGTGCGCCGGGTGACCTACCGGTGA
- a CDS encoding ArsR/SmtB family transcription factor encodes MSKSLLDLTPVEAVACCSPVTREPLSAEAADRIAPLLKALADPVRLRLLSLVASHADGEACVCDLNDAFDLSQPTISHHLKVLHEAGLLGREKRGVWVYYRVEAAALGDLAGLLGGVTG; translated from the coding sequence ATGTCGAAGTCTCTGCTCGACCTCACGCCGGTGGAGGCGGTGGCCTGCTGCTCGCCGGTGACCCGCGAGCCGCTCTCGGCCGAGGCCGCCGACCGGATCGCGCCGCTGCTCAAGGCGCTGGCCGACCCGGTCCGGCTCCGGCTGCTGTCGCTCGTCGCCTCCCATGCGGACGGCGAGGCGTGCGTGTGCGACCTCAACGACGCGTTCGACCTGTCGCAGCCCACGATCAGCCACCACCTCAAGGTGCTGCACGAGGCCGGGCTGTTGGGCCGGGAGAAGCGCGGGGTGTGGGTCTACTACCGGGTGGAGGCCGCGGCGCTCGGCGACCTCGCCGGGCTGCTCGGCGGCGTCACGGGGTGA
- a CDS encoding SDR family oxidoreductase → MRIFMTGASGWIGSAVVPELHAAGHRIVGLARSAESAAALTAAGVEPLPGGIDDPDSLRAGVSDADGVVHLAFKHDFADYAGAGRTERAAVETLGAALAGSGRPLLIASGVAGLAAGKVATEEDATRHIGPEAPRGGSEQLALSYADRGVRAVAVRFAPSVHGHGDHGFVATLAGIARERGVAGYIGDGTNRWPAVHRDDAARVVRLALEGAGPGSVVHAVGEEGIATRDIAAALGRRLDLPTASTAPDDAAEHFGWIAMFFGLDAPTSSRLTRERLGWAPAGPGLLDDIAAGAYDR, encoded by the coding sequence ATGCGCATCTTCATGACCGGGGCCTCGGGCTGGATCGGGTCGGCCGTCGTCCCCGAGCTGCACGCGGCCGGCCACCGGATCGTCGGCCTGGCCCGCTCCGCGGAGTCCGCGGCCGCCCTCACCGCCGCCGGGGTCGAGCCGCTGCCGGGCGGCATCGACGACCCGGACAGCCTCCGGGCGGGGGTGAGCGACGCCGACGGCGTCGTCCACCTCGCCTTCAAGCACGACTTCGCCGACTACGCGGGCGCCGGTCGCACCGAGCGCGCCGCCGTCGAGACACTCGGCGCCGCGCTGGCCGGCTCCGGCCGCCCGCTGCTGATCGCCTCCGGGGTCGCCGGCCTCGCCGCCGGCAAGGTCGCGACCGAGGAGGACGCCACCCGGCACATCGGACCCGAGGCGCCGCGCGGCGGCAGCGAGCAGCTCGCCCTGTCGTACGCCGACCGCGGGGTCCGCGCGGTCGCGGTCCGCTTCGCGCCCAGCGTGCATGGCCACGGCGACCACGGCTTCGTCGCCACGCTCGCCGGCATCGCGCGCGAGCGGGGCGTCGCGGGGTACATCGGCGACGGCACGAACCGCTGGCCGGCCGTGCACCGCGACGACGCCGCCCGCGTCGTACGCCTCGCTCTGGAGGGCGCCGGGCCCGGCTCGGTCGTCCACGCCGTCGGCGAGGAGGGCATCGCCACCCGCGACATCGCCGCGGCCCTCGGCCGCCGGCTCGACCTGCCCACCGCGTCGACCGCGCCGGACGACGCGGCCGAGCACTTCGGCTGGATCGCGATGTTCTTCGGCCTCGACGCGCCCACGTCGAGCCGGCTCACCCGCGAGCGGCTGGGCTGGGCGCCGGCCGGCCCCGGCCTGCTCGACGACATCGCCGCCGGCGCCTACGACCGCTAG